The following nucleotide sequence is from Coffea eugenioides isolate CCC68of chromosome 3, Ceug_1.0, whole genome shotgun sequence.
ATGAACTGAATGGTCTCACCATTCCAATAGTTGAGAGAAATATTGATGGTAGTGAATGCATACTGGATGAGATGAGTTTAAGGAGTTCTATTGGATATTATAGTTTTGCTGAAGAGTTGAGCAAATTGTATAAAGGAAGCCAACCAATAAGTGCCATAGCACATGTCTTGTGGCCTTGTCTTGGATATGAAACACACTGCATGACAGATGGTGGGAGGGAGTTGGATCCAAATTTTTCGACAAGTTTGAGATGTATTGTGGTCCAAATTCAACATATCCCTGACAATAACATGTTTCCTGTCCATTTTCTGGTAGTCGATGAAGTGGTTACTGAATATAAGATCTATCGGAGGTTCATTACATATTTCAAAACATTTGTTGTAATAGTTCATATGCTATAGTCAAGTTGGGAATGAATTGAGCCACTTGATCCAAGCCAAGTGACTGATGGAAGTATGGTTGGATTGTGTTTTATAAACTTTTTTAATGTTCATGGTGATAATTTGGATATTTCAAATATTCTTTCTGTGGGATCTTGGGATGTATCTGAAGATGAAAATTGGGATAATGAGGAAGAGAAAAATGATCATCATGATGATGATAGAGATGATGCTGAGATGGAGGATGATAATGATAAGGAAGAAAGAATTCAGGAGGAGGATGAGAACCGTGATGAATATGATAATGATGGtgacgatgatgatgatgacaaTGCAAAAGATTTTCTGCACATTATTATCATCATCGTCGTCACCATTAGGGGAAAGAAAACATTAGGGACATCCATGTTTTAACATTTACCTATGCAAATGTAGATATGAATAGTATCCATAACTCTATTTTAGTCATAGTTGGTTGAGTTTTCTATATTAGTCATAGTGTGTTATGTTGATTTTTAGTATAATTGTCTTTCTTCTCTGCTGGATGTTATGGTTTCCATATCCTACAACATTTTATTCAGAAAGTGATATAACAGTCAAATTCTTGTCTATTGAAGTTCTTATTTACATAGACTAAATTTGGTCTGACCTCTTTGCTAACTTGGTTCCTGTTTCTAACGAGATAAAAATTGAAGaagatcttaaaaaaaaaatttcttatccTTTTGAACTCCCATCTTATCATCCAAAGAGTATAGCATCTTGGATTGAACAGTCAAGAAAGTGAGTCTGCAACACCTCTCCCTCATTACTTCCAAAAACAGCCTTTTGTTTCTTCCCACctttcattttctattttacCTC
It contains:
- the LOC113766468 gene encoding phosphopantothenoylcysteine decarboxylase subunit VHS3-like produces the protein MVGLCFINFFNVHGDNLDISNILSVGSWDVSEDENWDNEEEKNDHHDDDRDDAEMEDDNDKEERIQEEDENRDEYDNDGDDDDDDNAKDFLHIIIIIVVTIRGKKTLGTSMF